The following are from one region of the Spirochaetota bacterium genome:
- a CDS encoding XRE family transcriptional regulator, with protein MAAGDVRVGERIKDLRESQGLTLKDVADRTGFSTAYLSQLENHLISPPLGAITTIARSLNIEIGRLFNQVGKSPFTIVRRDERQPTSRVASKEGVRYGYSYESLAPDKINRHMEPFIVTLEPIDKKGAAYSHEGEEFLFVIDGRVEVQLGEFTDVLEPGDTIYYDSTTPHRVSCVGETPARILAVIYAQQHA; from the coding sequence GGGAGTCGCAGGGCCTTACGCTTAAGGACGTCGCGGACCGCACGGGTTTCTCCACGGCGTATCTCTCTCAACTGGAGAACCATCTCATCTCTCCTCCGCTCGGCGCGATCACCACCATAGCGCGCTCGCTGAACATCGAAATCGGCAGGCTCTTCAACCAGGTGGGGAAATCCCCTTTTACCATCGTGCGCAGGGACGAACGGCAACCCACCTCGCGCGTCGCTTCCAAGGAAGGGGTCCGCTACGGTTACTCGTACGAGTCCCTGGCCCCCGACAAGATCAACCGCCACATGGAGCCGTTTATCGTAACGCTGGAGCCCATCGATAAAAAAGGCGCGGCCTACAGCCACGAGGGCGAGGAATTCCTCTTCGTGATCGATGGCAGGGTCGAGGTCCAGCTCGGCGAGTTCACCGACGTTCTGGAGCCGGGCGACACCATCTACTACGACTCAACCACTCCCCACCGCGTCTCCTGCGTCGGTGAGACACCGGCCAGGATTCTGGCCGTCATCTACGCACAGCAGCACGCCTGA